The following are encoded together in the Deltaproteobacteria bacterium genome:
- a CDS encoding 2-hydroxyacyl-CoA dehydratase family protein, whose product MAEGKKTTRKKIRSADRMNKIMADYFYGLNEAATTGKRKVAWCTSVGPAELLQALGFAVHFPENHAAMLGAMRMSTDLIPAANAIGYSPDICSYLTADIGAYLSGITPLAKAYPGIQSVPKPDVLVYNTNQCRDVQDWMAWYSKKLGVPSIGVTSPKNVNDVTDAHIDDVTRQIEALIPTLEGIAGVKLDMDRLRETVSLSRECTELWKQVLETARASPAPITFFDGTIHMGPAVVLRGTQEAIDYYKVLLAELEQRIRDGVGAVDGETSRIYWEGMPVWGRLRQHSELFANLKSTVLASTYCSSWIFPSFSGNDPIRSMAKAYLELFIVRSDRYKEKYIKEMIGKFRIDGIIYHDAKTCPHNSNSRYGLPGRVEADTGVPSLIISGDLNDLRCISDEQTKTNIEAFIEQIAEGR is encoded by the coding sequence ATGGCTGAAGGGAAGAAGACGACGCGAAAGAAGATCCGGTCCGCCGACCGGATGAACAAGATCATGGCGGACTACTTCTACGGTCTGAACGAGGCGGCCACCACCGGGAAGCGGAAGGTCGCGTGGTGCACCAGCGTGGGCCCGGCGGAACTACTCCAGGCGCTGGGGTTCGCCGTTCACTTCCCGGAAAACCACGCCGCCATGCTCGGCGCCATGCGGATGTCGACCGACCTCATCCCGGCGGCGAACGCGATCGGCTACTCGCCGGACATCTGCTCGTATCTCACGGCCGACATCGGCGCGTATCTTTCGGGGATCACCCCGCTCGCCAAGGCGTACCCGGGGATCCAGTCGGTGCCGAAGCCCGATGTCCTGGTCTACAACACGAACCAGTGCCGCGACGTCCAGGACTGGATGGCCTGGTACTCGAAGAAACTCGGGGTCCCCTCCATCGGGGTCACCTCTCCCAAGAACGTCAACGACGTGACCGACGCCCACATCGACGATGTCACCCGGCAGATCGAGGCCCTGATCCCGACGCTCGAGGGGATCGCCGGGGTGAAACTCGACATGGACCGGCTGCGGGAAACGGTCTCCCTTTCGCGCGAGTGCACAGAGCTGTGGAAGCAGGTCCTCGAGACGGCCAGAGCCTCCCCCGCCCCGATCACCTTCTTCGACGGGACGATCCACATGGGGCCGGCCGTCGTCCTCCGGGGGACCCAGGAGGCGATCGACTACTACAAAGTCCTCCTCGCCGAACTCGAGCAGAGAATCCGGGACGGCGTGGGAGCCGTCGACGGGGAAACCTCGCGGATCTACTGGGAGGGGATGCCCGTGTGGGGACGCCTGCGGCAGCACTCCGAGCTGTTCGCGAATCTCAAGTCGACCGTCCTGGCCTCCACCTACTGCAGCAGCTGGATCTTCCCGTCCTTCAGCGGGAACGACCCGATCCGGAGCATGGCGAAGGCGTACCTCGAGCTGTTCATCGTCCGCTCCGACCGGTACAAGGAGAAATACATCAAGGAGATGATCGGGAAGTTCCGCATCGACGGGATCATCTACCACGACGCGAAGACGTGCCCCCACAACTCGAACAGCCGGTACGGCCTGCCCGGACGGGTGGAGGCCGACACCGGCGTCCCCTCGCTGATCATCTCCGGCGACCTCAACGACCTTCGCTGCATCTCCGACGAGCAGACGAAAACGAACATCGAGGCGTTCATCGAACAGATCGCGGAGGGGAGATAA